In Ensifer adhaerens, a genomic segment contains:
- a CDS encoding DNA-binding transcriptional regulator, GntR family yields the protein MEETEKITHRRGYGVSTVYETLRNEIIELKLAPGSPIDEQQLSDRFSLSRTPIREALVRLSADGLITTLTNRATIVSNIDFLGLSEFFDALTLMYRVTTRLGAMNRTTEDIARIRELQKDFALAVAERDVLGMISTNRDFHLAIASAGRNRYYVDLFTRLLDEGRRMLRLYYSSFNDVLPRQYVSEHEDIIQAVINRDADLADRLAAAHADQIVRQIRSYIATDGRQNVDFKI from the coding sequence GTGGAAGAGACTGAAAAGATCACCCACCGAAGAGGCTACGGCGTGTCGACGGTCTACGAGACACTGCGCAACGAGATCATCGAGTTGAAACTCGCGCCCGGTAGCCCGATCGATGAACAGCAGTTGTCGGATCGGTTTTCGCTTTCGAGGACACCCATCCGGGAAGCCCTGGTGCGGCTGTCAGCCGACGGGTTGATCACCACATTGACCAATCGGGCCACAATCGTTTCGAATATCGACTTTCTCGGCCTTTCCGAGTTTTTCGACGCCCTAACCCTGATGTATCGCGTGACGACGCGTTTGGGCGCGATGAACCGGACGACCGAGGACATTGCCAGGATTCGTGAATTGCAGAAGGATTTCGCGTTGGCTGTCGCGGAACGCGATGTTCTCGGCATGATTTCCACAAACCGCGACTTTCATCTCGCGATCGCCTCTGCAGGCAGGAATCGCTATTATGTCGACCTTTTCACCCGTCTCCTCGATGAAGGACGGCGGATGCTGAGGCTCTACTATTCCTCCTTCAACGACGTCCTTCCCCGCCAGTATGTGAGTGAACACGAGGACATAATCCAGGCTGTCATCAACCGCGACGCTGACCTGGCGGACCGCTTGGCGGCCGCGCATGCCGATCAGATCGTTCGGCAGATCCGCTCCTACATCGCGACGGATGGACGGCAGAACGTCGACTTCAAAATCTGA
- a CDS encoding 4-hydroxy-tetrahydrodipicolinate synthase, which yields MTVSVFKGCIPALMTPCNTDRTPNFDALVSKGRELIDLGMSAVVYCGSMGDWPLLTDAERQEGVRRLAEAGVPVIVGTGAVNTKSAAAHAAHAAAVGAAGLMVIPRVLSRGTSVSAQKHHFSAVLEAAKGLPAVIYNSPYYGFATRADLFFELRAKYSNLIGFKEFGGKADMTYAAEHITSGDDNLTLMVGVDTGVYHGFVNCGAGGAITGVGNALPKEVLHLISLCEKAAAGDAAARAEARELEEALMVLSSYDEGADLVLHYKYLMVLNGDADYELHFNETDKLSTSQQRQIESQYKLFKSWYRHRYGA from the coding sequence ATGACCGTTTCCGTATTCAAGGGCTGCATTCCGGCCCTGATGACGCCCTGCAACACCGACCGCACGCCCAACTTCGACGCCCTCGTGAGCAAGGGACGCGAGTTGATCGACCTGGGCATGTCGGCTGTCGTCTATTGCGGCTCGATGGGCGATTGGCCGCTTCTGACGGATGCAGAACGCCAGGAGGGCGTCCGGCGGCTCGCTGAAGCCGGTGTGCCGGTGATCGTGGGAACGGGGGCCGTTAACACGAAATCGGCCGCCGCCCATGCCGCTCACGCCGCTGCCGTCGGTGCAGCGGGGCTGATGGTCATCCCCCGCGTGCTGTCGCGCGGCACGTCGGTCAGCGCACAAAAGCACCATTTCTCCGCTGTTCTGGAAGCGGCCAAGGGCCTTCCGGCCGTGATCTACAACAGCCCCTATTATGGCTTCGCCACCCGCGCCGATCTTTTCTTCGAGTTGCGCGCCAAATATTCGAACCTGATCGGGTTCAAGGAATTCGGCGGCAAGGCCGACATGACCTACGCGGCCGAACATATCACGTCGGGTGACGATAACCTGACGCTGATGGTTGGTGTGGACACCGGCGTTTACCACGGCTTTGTCAATTGTGGCGCGGGTGGCGCCATCACTGGCGTCGGCAATGCACTGCCTAAGGAAGTGCTGCACTTGATCTCGCTGTGTGAAAAGGCGGCCGCCGGCGACGCCGCGGCACGCGCGGAAGCCCGCGAACTTGAGGAAGCCCTCATGGTGCTCTCGTCTTATGACGAAGGCGCCGATCTCGTCCTGCACTACAAGTATCTTATGGTGCTGAACGGGGACGCCGACTACGAGCTCCACTTCAACGAAACCGACAAGCTGAGCACCTCGCAGCAGCGCCAGATCGAAAGCCAGTACAAGCTGTTCAAGTCCTGGTATCGTCACCGCTACGGCGCCTGA